The following proteins are co-located in the Triticum aestivum cultivar Chinese Spring chromosome 1A, IWGSC CS RefSeq v2.1, whole genome shotgun sequence genome:
- the LOC123139501 gene encoding uncharacterized protein has product MTSWLNNNETLEDDDEYMSEFSSMQMEYFQTPDTVIDPSFCGLVTESDRRCIPHRKRAGKFVAFEGTDTSRRFIGCATEDGVNCGVLEWVDVPWPVILQRCLSKLWEQNLGRAQDNEAHGIEVAKLQKELASLANQYSQLVDDVSKLFDYQDGIKPHDMGCTSQAINELKEKKKQLEEQAKIELQMEKLKLKKEQRCIL; this is encoded by the exons CGATGACGAGTACATGAGTGAGTTCAGCAGCATGCAGATGGAGTACTTT CAAACTCCTGACACTGTGATAGACCCTAGTTTCTGTGGGCTTGTGACTGAATCTGACAGAAGGTGCATCCCGCACAGGAAGAGGGCGGGCAAGTTTGTGGCATTTGAAGGCACTGACACTAGCAGGAGATTCATAGGATGTGCTACTGAG GATGGTGTGAACTGTGGTGTTCTGGAGTGGGTAGATGTCCCCTGGCCTGTAATTCTGCAAAGGTGCTTAAGCAAGCTCTGGGAACAGAATCTTGGTAGAGCCCAGGATAATGAGGCTCATGGGATAGAGGTTGCAAAACTGCAGAAGGAGCTTGCTTCTCTGGCCAATCAGTATAGCCAGCTGGTGGATGATGTGTCCAAGTTGTTTGATTATCAGGATGGAATCAAACCTCATGACATGGGTTGCACAAGCCAGGCAATCAATGAactgaaggagaagaagaagcaacttgagGAGCAGGCAAAGATTGAGCTTCAAATGGAGAAGCTTAAGCTCAAGAAAGAACAAAGGTGCATCCTTTAG